Sequence from the Methanosarcina siciliae T4/M genome:
AAATTCGACTACATGAGCTGCATAGAGTATTTCCTTAATCAGACAGATGTCACGTTGCTGGGAGAAGAGGAAGTTTTCGGGAGGCCCGCTTACCTGCTTGAGGCAGTCCCGAAATTGGGAGATGGAGATGCAACTGAAGATGAAAATGATGACGAGAATGAAGATGAAGATGAAGAGCTATCCCCAGGTCCGACAAAAATCTGGGTAGATAAAGAAGTATGGATGCCTCTCAGGTGCGAAACATATGACAGTAAAGGAAACCTTGTTCAGAAAACCGAGATCTTCGACCTGAAAATCAATACCGGGATTCCGGACTCCGAATTTGAATTTGAGATCCCCCAAGGGGTAGAAGTAATAACCGTGGAATCGGCCCCGGTAACGCCCACAGGGGATTTTGAAAAACCGGGGGAAGTCCCCATAGAAGAAATCGAAGAGCATGCCGGTTTTGAACCCCTTGTCCCGGAATATCTGCCCGAAGGCTATGCCTTCAGCCATTCAATGTCAAGGAATAAGGGAGAAGCAGCACCTAACGGGCAGATTTACGAAATTGTCACCCTGACATATGTTAATTGGGAAGAAGAAAAACCCCTGGTACTTACGGAAACCGTGCACCAAGGAGAGCTCAGGGAATCACTTCCGGAAGAGGCCGAAGATATCACCATCAACGGAAAAACAGGGAAATATTTTGAAGAGCCGGGGGATCCTGAGAGGGGAACGAAGCGGTTAAGCTGGAAAATAGGGAACATTGAACTGAAAATCCTGGCCTACATCGAAAAAGACGAATTGCTGAAAATTGCAGAGTCTATACAGGGAAATGTTTGAAGTAAGAACAGGATTTTCATTTAGCCTGGACTTCTCCGGAAATATTGTAATTTGAACTTGCTGTAAGATTTACTTTCGTTCTAAATTTCAGATAATTTTTCATATTACAATATAAAACAAGGTGCCGACTAGAAGGACACTAAAATGAAATTTTTTTTAGGTTTACAATTAGACATCAGGCGAGCCTTTCAGGAGAACATATGGAAAATATACTTATTGATTTTAAGAATGTCTGGAAAACCTATCATATGGGAGAAATTCGGGTCAATGCTTTGAAAAATGTAAGCGTGAAACTTGGAAAGGGAGAATTTGCCGCAATAATCGGCCCATCGGGAAGTGGTAAGTCCACGATGATGAACCTTGTGGGCTGTCTGGATATCCCTTCACAGGGGAAAATATTTCTTAAAGGCCGGGATATAGCCCGTCTTCAGGAATCGGATCTGGCAGCCCTCAGAGGCAGAACTATCGGTTTCGTATTCCAGCAGTACAACCTGATCCCTGGAATGACGGCTCTGGAGAACGTGCTCCTGCCCCTGGAGATCCAGGAGATTACGGATAATGTTGCGGAGAAGAAGGCAAAGGAACTGCTTGACCTTGTAGGGCTTTCCGATAAGATGCAGAACAAACCCACCCAGCTTTCAGGAGGGCAGCAACAGAGAGTTTCTATTGCAAGAGCCCTGGCCTGTGACCCTGAGATCATCCTCGCTGATGAACCGACCGGAGCTCTTGACAGCATTACCGGAAATGAAGTGATCTCAATTCTTTACAGGCTCTGGAAAGAGAAAGGTAAAACAGTAGTTATAGTCACCCATGACATGCAGCTTGCAGGATATGCCAGCCGGCACATCCAGCTCAAGGATGGAGAAATGATAAGGGATTATCCGAACGAAGAACAGGTCAGTCCTGAAACCTGATCCTGTGAAGATAGGGGGTGGACTTTCGGGGGAAAATTGGTGGCAGAATTCAGGGAATAGACAACTGAAGGAATAAATTGAGGTATCCAAAATGGGGATTAAAAATTTTGTAATTTTTATTTGTGTGGTTCTGATAGGTCTTTCTTTGTGCAGCGGAACTGTCTTTGCTGCAAGCACTCTTGATTTGAATAATAGCCTTGATAAAGGTATAAGTATTGACCTGCTCAACCAGGACCCTGATCCCGTAAATCCTGGGGACGTGCTTGAAGTACGGGTTGCGATCGAGAATTCAGGGTATAATGATATAGAGGACTGTTATCTGAAAATAGAGCCTGAATATCCCTTCAGAGCTCTTTCTGGAGAAGGGCTTACAGAAAATATAGGCACTCTGGGAAAACGTTCCGAAGATGAACGCAGAAGAGTCGTCAAGTTTAAAGTCAGAGTTGAAAATGACGTCAATGAAGGCCAATATCCCCTCAAAGTCTATCTCTACTCAACAGATAGCAAAAATAAAATATCCCTTAACAGGGAACTCACGATCGATATCAACAGCGAGTCAAACGCCGAAATCGAATATATCAGTGTCGAAAAGCTGATTCCCGGAGAAAAAACCACCCTTAGTTTCGGCATAAAAAATGTAGGGAATTCACCCCTGAAAAACTCAATGTTCTCCTGGGAATGTACAAACGACCTGATCCTGCCTGTTGGTTCCAGCAATGTCAAGCATATTAACCTTATTGATGT
This genomic interval carries:
- a CDS encoding DUF4367 domain-containing protein produces the protein MTGKKSLIIMLLITLTIFVSGCQDQEIDVEDIAEQMQEKDADIEDYSYTMYITSCAGAEIWEDQWEGQIEIMYKKPGMMKTRSKNIGGGDSEQLTVSDGKFSWSYTPGTNTVSKVKLSEYEEQTKFDYMSCIEYFLNQTDVTLLGEEEVFGRPAYLLEAVPKLGDGDATEDENDDENEDEDEELSPGPTKIWVDKEVWMPLRCETYDSKGNLVQKTEIFDLKINTGIPDSEFEFEIPQGVEVITVESAPVTPTGDFEKPGEVPIEEIEEHAGFEPLVPEYLPEGYAFSHSMSRNKGEAAPNGQIYEIVTLTYVNWEEEKPLVLTETVHQGELRESLPEEAEDITINGKTGKYFEEPGDPERGTKRLSWKIGNIELKILAYIEKDELLKIAESIQGNV
- a CDS encoding ABC transporter ATP-binding protein, with the protein product MENILIDFKNVWKTYHMGEIRVNALKNVSVKLGKGEFAAIIGPSGSGKSTMMNLVGCLDIPSQGKIFLKGRDIARLQESDLAALRGRTIGFVFQQYNLIPGMTALENVLLPLEIQEITDNVAEKKAKELLDLVGLSDKMQNKPTQLSGGQQQRVSIARALACDPEIILADEPTGALDSITGNEVISILYRLWKEKGKTVVIVTHDMQLAGYASRHIQLKDGEMIRDYPNEEQVSPET